CTGATTGTTCAGGTTCGCCGCCTGCACGATGGCAGCCGTAAAGTGATGTTTATTTCCGAAGTAGTAGGGCTTGAAGGAGATAATGTCGTAATGGAAGACATATTCCGCTTTGAAAACTCTGGAGATTTTGAAGATGGCAAAGTAGCCGGAGATTTTCGCTCTCCCGGGTTATCAACCCGTTCAATTGTATACGAACGGGCTAAATTTTTTGGTCTTGATGGCGCTCTGCAGGAGATATTCGCATGATATATATCATATCCCTATGGTTTGCTGTATTCATTGCCTGGTTTATACACAGTTACCAACGTAAAAAACAACTCTCATCACTTATAGAATCAGAAGGTGAGTTTGAAGGTGTTCAGGGGGTTAAAACTGTTATTGACGTTGACCACTTTGAAGCCAGTTTACGGCTTAAAATTAAGTTTTTCTTCAAGCAGTTACACAACCTGCTATCACCCAACATAACGCTAAAGCTCATTGCTTTTTTTGGGATCACCGCCACTGCACTTTATTTTATTAACTCTTTTTTGCTTCATGCAGACTATATGTATTGTCTGATGATATGCGAGCCTGTCCTTTTTTTCGTATTTGTCATCAAACTTCAGCAAAGAAAGGCTCAAAAGTTTCAGAACGATTTTCCGGATGCGCTTAATATTTTGGTTGGAGCTTTGTCTGCCGGGCAAAGTGTTGTTCATGCTTTTGAATACGTAGGAAAAACACTGGACAACGACGTTGGCCAGGAGTTTCGCTATATGGCTGAACGCCTGCTGATTGGAGAAGATGCAGACGATGTTCTGTCCAGAAGTGCCAACTCTTTTCCCTATGTTGAGTATTTTTTCTTTGCTTCAACTATCCGTTTAAATCTAAGCCGGGGCGGACAGCTCAAAGAGGTAATCAGCCGGATTAACCGGATTATGTTTGAAGCCAGAGCCATGGATAAAAAGAAAAACGCTCTGACATCCGAAGCCCGGGCGTCGGCTAAAATTATCGGTTGTCTGCCGCTGTTCTTCTTATTGATTCTGAGATTCAGTGCCCCGGAAAACTACAACTTCGTCATGTTTGAAGACGCTGGAAAACCCCTATTCTACTACGTATTGATTAGCGAACTTATCGGCTTTTTCTGTATCTGGATGATACTAAAGGGGGTTGAATAGCATGAACAACATTAACCACTACCTGTTTATTGTTATTGCCACACTGGTTTCACTGATCATTGCTTACCTGTTTATGAAAGTATTTGACTCGACAAACTCTAAGCTGACTGCCAGCCGGTACATAGGATCGACTGAGAACGAAAAAAAACGAGTTAAGCTGATAAATAAACTACTGGATATGTTTAACTTCAACCAGGAAGAAAGCCGTAAGAAATTAATCTCGGCAGGTATATACAGTGAATTCTTTGCGCGTAGCTACTATTTATTCAAAATTGTACCTTTAGTGGTCTGTGTTGGTATGGCAGTGTTCGGCTATCTGACAAAACTAATCAGTTTTAATACCTTTATCATGGCTGCCGGTATCTCCGTAGTTGTGTTCGTTATTGGCCTGGATGCCTATGTTGCAGCCCGGGGTAAAAAAATAACCCGCCGTGTAAGTGCCCGCCTCCCCTTCTTGTTGGATCTGATGAATGTTTGTGTTCATACCGGAATGACCATTGAAGCCTGCCTTGACCATCTTGCCGGAGAACTGGTTACCGTTGACGAGCACCTTGCCTACAACGTTAAAAAAATCACAGAGCGGGCCAAGCTAGTGGGCATAGAAAAAGCTATTAATGAGTTCTATGAACGAATACCTACCAACGAGGCACAGAGCTTCGTAATGACTCTAACCCAAAGCCTTCAATACGGTTCGTCAATCGGTCCGGTTTTAGCCGGACTGGCTTCAGATATTCGTGAGCTGAACATGATGGAACTCGAAGAGAAAATAGGAAAAATGGGAGCAAAAATGTCTATTCCTATGATTGTTTTTATCATGATCCCGATAGTTATTTTGATTGTTGCTCCCGGTTTTATGAGGATGATGCCAGATGCATAAATTCAAAACACTGTTAATAGCATCACTATTGTTTAGCGGGTGCGCTTCTACCAACCCTGAACTGGAGACCAAAGAAAAACTCCTGATCGCTTCTGACGATAAAAAGCAGCTTATCGAGTTTTATAAGGCTAACCTCGGAGCAGATGAGCAATACGATATCAAACTTGTTGAAACTTATCTGGATATGAAGGATATCAAATCAGCAGAATTATATGCCAGAACCTTTTCTGAGAAAGAAAAACAACAGGCTGACTATATATTCATTGATGTACGCATCGCCTATCAAAAACAGCGCTACCTTGAAGCTGAGTCCAAACTGGAAGCCTACCTTGCTTCCGGAGGAGAGCCATATCAATACAACTTAATGAAAGGCAAGCTTAAAGCACAACAAGGACAATATAAGGAAGCTCTCAGCCTGTTTGAGCAGAGCCGTAAGCTAACCATCGACGATAGCGAAGTCATCAATAACATCGCGGTCGTGAAAATGATGCAACAAAACTACACTGAAGCAATGCAGTTGCTTTATGAGCTTTATCTTCAAAATAAGCAGGACGCCAAAATCCGTGCGAATTTAATTGTGGCCTCTGCTCACGCAAACCGGGCAGATATCGCTCTGGATGCCCTGAAGGAAAAATACAATGAGGAACAGGCTCATGCTCAGCTAAGTATTCTGATGAAGTCGGTTCAAAAAAATACCTATCAGAAAAACAAAACAACATCAGCAAACATTACACCCACAAAGCAACTAGAAAAACCAAACAACAAACACAAAGCGAAAGCGCAACTACCCGATAAAACGCATAGTGAGAAACAAACTGAAATGGCTGTCGTTGATAACAACAAAACTCCACCAAAATTTCTTCGCACAACAAAAAAGGAGCCCGTAGCGAATAAGCATGCGACCACACCCAAAACCGACCCGACAGTTACGGCACAAAATACCAAAAACAACGCCCAAAAAACACTGGTTAAGCCTTCAAAATATAAACGAGCAGTAACATCAACTCTCAACTCTGTTTACAGAATACAAGTTCTGGCTACCTATAAAGCGATTTCTGATGAGTACTTAAGATACTTAAAGACTAACTATGGCGCCGTTTACGCCTACACCCATAACTTATGGAAGAGGTACTGCATCGGTGAGTTCTCAACCATAGAGGAAGCAAAGGCATTCCTGGCCCGTGAAAACATAAAGGGTGCCTTTGTCGTTGATTACACTAAAAATCGGCATATTAAATTATGAAACGTTTCAGTAAAGGCAGCGTCACTGTTGAGGTCGCGATAGGAATACCCGTTTTTATTGTCGTCATCGCTCTTTGGTTTGAGCTATGTGTGATGATGATTGCTATCAATATCGCGGACAACGCACTGGTGTCTGCCGTTTCTTTTAGCAAAAAACAGGGCTCCATTCATGGCGCTAAAGCTGCTGACTATAAAAAATTTGTTGAGCAAACTCTGGAAGAAGCGGCTGGTATTCTTTGGACTGGAGTTATTGATCCGCAAAGCGTCGAGAGCGGAATAACTTACTTTAAGCACTACTCCGATGCTGTAATTTGTTCTCGCTACTCAGTCATTATAGAAAACTGCTCCCAAGCTTCAGACAGTGCAGAAGGTATGGCCATTGCCTTGTATCAAATTACATACACCTATAGGCCCATGTTCGGTTTTGGCATTCCAGAACTGCCTGTAAGAAGAGAACATTTTGCGATACAAGAAAACGAACGTTGCAGATTAAAAAAAGGTAAAGGGAAAGGACACTATTGTGGGTAAACGTAAACAAAAAGGCGTATTCATTATAGAGCTAAGTATTATTCTGGTATTTCTTTCTGCTCTTTGCGCCATGCAAATAAATATAATGATTGCCACATCAAAAAAAGGTCAAATGGAAAGGCTTGCATACTCTTTGGTAGGAATCCTATCTGAGAGAGAAGAGTTTTTCCGGGATAAAGGAAATATGTGTGAATCACCTACTTTTTGTACAATTCTGGCAGACGAGTTATATGATATAGCAATTAAATCAATGGAGCGTATGTCCTCGAGTTTCGATTCCAGTGATTTCGGATTTCAGATTGAAGAATATATCAAGTCCGAACACGAAAATAAATATTCAGTTCGCCGACGAGGAGCAACTTCTGGCTGTAACTTTTATACCATTGATGGTGTGGACACAATTATTCCTCAAACCGCAAAAGGTACAAATTTGCCGATATACCAGGTCTCCCTGTGCTACGCAACACCATTTAACCTAATTGGTATTAGTAATGGTCAGTTTACTCATATCACAGCCTCTGCATTTTCCTATGCGCGTTATTAGGGAGAACAATATGCTAAATAAACAGAAAGGTGTAGCCACAATTATGCTGGCAATACTGCTTCCATTAATGATTATAATCTTCGCTATTGCACTTCGTATTACTCAGCATTCCCAGGCAAATGCGAAAATTAAAGAAGCTGCAGAGGTAGCAAGTCTGGCTTTAATTTCTGAGGCAACAGGTGATAATCAGCCAAACGTTCCTTTAGCCGTAGATATTGTCGACGCATTTGTAAAAGATAATATGGACGAAATCGAAGTGGCGGTTGTACCAACCAATTGCAAAAAAGGCAGCGATTGTCTTAAGGCAAGTGGCGAATTAGGACCATTTATCGATTATGCTGTATCCGCGTCTTCAAAACATAAGTCATGGCTAGCCTATTCTGAGGTGGGGCTAGAGCCAGAGTTCAGGGTAAACGGACTCTCTACCTCAAGAAAGTTTGCCCCACTGCCCATAGATATTTATCTGGTCGTAGATTTTAGTGCATCCATGATGTACCAGTTCTCAGGAGGGGGACGAAGAATGCAGGAGGTTTACCGCACAGTAGAAAAACTAATCGAGGACCTTGAAAAATACAACAACTTTAATAAACACAAAAGCCGAATAGCATTACTTGGGTATAATCAAGTCAATATAAAATATATTAACCGTCAACGAGTCAGAATTGACTATGTTGTTGATAACAACGCAGCTAAGACGGTTAAAAATATGTTTAAAACAAAAATCCCCATTCCTAACTGGACATTAAATAGTTACCAGAGGAAATATGTACCACTCACTTTTCACGATATACCTCTTGGTGACAATTACTCTCAAGTCAAGGCAATACTAGGTTCAGCTTTATATACAACAGGCAGAACCGAGTCATGGCAAGGACTAATAGCTGCAGCACAAGAACTAAATAAGCAAAAGAAATACAACACCAGGCAGGCCATAATAATAATTTCAGATGGAGATGACAGCCCTAGAGAATCTTTTCAGCAGCGAGATAGTTCTACAAATATCTCTTATTTTTTCCCGTCACTTGTAAGTCATGGCTTATGCCGAAAATTGGAAAATATGGCTAAATCTAAGGAAGATAGAGAAGGAAACCCAGTGGAGTATATTATCGGTGTAATAGGCATTGATTATATTGTAGACCGAACCAGAAATGGAATGTACGACTGTGTTGGCGCCGAAAATATTTTTCATGCCAAAGGTAAAGGAGAGGCTTACAAGCATATCCTTAAATTACTAGGCGAAGAAACCGGAAGATTAAGATAAAAAGAGTCAATAATTATGAAAAAAAGTTGGATAATATTTACTTTACTATTTAGCAGCTCAGCATTTGCATCCTGTATTGAGACAGAAAATAGCTATATCACTACCGTATCAATAAAAGATACTTACAAGGTAACTACCCAAAAAAATGGCCGCATTCTGGATGTTGAAAAAGAAGCTGGTAATCCTAAATCAAAAATTTCAGAGGAAAAGGTCATTGAAGGTAACGCAGATTCAGAAGAATGTATTTACGACAGTAAATCCCAGACACTGATACTGAACTACGCAATTAACAAAGACAGACTCACTCCGGCCCATCAACAGGTACTTCAGCAGTACCTTGA
This genomic stretch from Vibrio sp. JC009 harbors:
- a CDS encoding type II secretion system F family protein, with amino-acid sequence MIYIISLWFAVFIAWFIHSYQRKKQLSSLIESEGEFEGVQGVKTVIDVDHFEASLRLKIKFFFKQLHNLLSPNITLKLIAFFGITATALYFINSFLLHADYMYCLMICEPVLFFVFVIKLQQRKAQKFQNDFPDALNILVGALSAGQSVVHAFEYVGKTLDNDVGQEFRYMAERLLIGEDADDVLSRSANSFPYVEYFFFASTIRLNLSRGGQLKEVISRINRIMFEARAMDKKKNALTSEARASAKIIGCLPLFFLLILRFSAPENYNFVMFEDAGKPLFYYVLISELIGFFCIWMILKGVE
- a CDS encoding type II secretion system F family protein produces the protein MNNINHYLFIVIATLVSLIIAYLFMKVFDSTNSKLTASRYIGSTENEKKRVKLINKLLDMFNFNQEESRKKLISAGIYSEFFARSYYLFKIVPLVVCVGMAVFGYLTKLISFNTFIMAAGISVVVFVIGLDAYVAARGKKITRRVSARLPFLLDLMNVCVHTGMTIEACLDHLAGELVTVDEHLAYNVKKITERAKLVGIEKAINEFYERIPTNEAQSFVMTLTQSLQYGSSIGPVLAGLASDIRELNMMELEEKIGKMGAKMSIPMIVFIMIPIVILIVAPGFMRMMPDA
- a CDS encoding tetratricopeptide repeat protein translates to MHKFKTLLIASLLFSGCASTNPELETKEKLLIASDDKKQLIEFYKANLGADEQYDIKLVETYLDMKDIKSAELYARTFSEKEKQQADYIFIDVRIAYQKQRYLEAESKLEAYLASGGEPYQYNLMKGKLKAQQGQYKEALSLFEQSRKLTIDDSEVINNIAVVKMMQQNYTEAMQLLYELYLQNKQDAKIRANLIVASAHANRADIALDALKEKYNEEQAHAQLSILMKSVQKNTYQKNKTTSANITPTKQLEKPNNKHKAKAQLPDKTHSEKQTEMAVVDNNKTPPKFLRTTKKEPVANKHATTPKTDPTVTAQNTKNNAQKTLVKPSKYKRAVTSTLNSVYRIQVLATYKAISDEYLRYLKTNYGAVYAYTHNLWKRYCIGEFSTIEEAKAFLARENIKGAFVVDYTKNRHIKL
- a CDS encoding TadE family protein, translated to MKRFSKGSVTVEVAIGIPVFIVVIALWFELCVMMIAINIADNALVSAVSFSKKQGSIHGAKAADYKKFVEQTLEEAAGILWTGVIDPQSVESGITYFKHYSDAVICSRYSVIIENCSQASDSAEGMAIALYQITYTYRPMFGFGIPELPVRREHFAIQENERCRLKKGKGKGHYCG
- the tadF gene encoding tight adherence pilus pseudopilin TadF; the encoded protein is MGKRKQKGVFIIELSIILVFLSALCAMQINIMIATSKKGQMERLAYSLVGILSEREEFFRDKGNMCESPTFCTILADELYDIAIKSMERMSSSFDSSDFGFQIEEYIKSEHENKYSVRRRGATSGCNFYTIDGVDTIIPQTAKGTNLPIYQVSLCYATPFNLIGISNGQFTHITASAFSYARY
- a CDS encoding VWA domain-containing protein is translated as MLNKQKGVATIMLAILLPLMIIIFAIALRITQHSQANAKIKEAAEVASLALISEATGDNQPNVPLAVDIVDAFVKDNMDEIEVAVVPTNCKKGSDCLKASGELGPFIDYAVSASSKHKSWLAYSEVGLEPEFRVNGLSTSRKFAPLPIDIYLVVDFSASMMYQFSGGGRRMQEVYRTVEKLIEDLEKYNNFNKHKSRIALLGYNQVNIKYINRQRVRIDYVVDNNAAKTVKNMFKTKIPIPNWTLNSYQRKYVPLTFHDIPLGDNYSQVKAILGSALYTTGRTESWQGLIAAAQELNKQKKYNTRQAIIIISDGDDSPRESFQQRDSSTNISYFFPSLVSHGLCRKLENMAKSKEDREGNPVEYIIGVIGIDYIVDRTRNGMYDCVGAENIFHAKGKGEAYKHILKLLGEETGRLR
- a CDS encoding OmpA family protein — its product is MKKSWIIFTLLFSSSAFASCIETENSYITTVSIKDTYKVTTQKNGRILDVEKEAGNPKSKISEEKVIEGNADSEECIYDSKSQTLILNYAINKDRLTPAHQQVLQQYLEILDKSLSIVVDGHADKTGSPKYNLALSKRRASNAASYLRDTLGQGKRIIERGFGESSPVCSSTENGKSGCNRRVVLTVEASEGINKK